The Gossypium hirsutum isolate 1008001.06 chromosome D06, Gossypium_hirsutum_v2.1, whole genome shotgun sequence genome contains the following window.
ttaatacgaatttttttaattctataagTAAGATCCTCGTGTTGGTGTTGGTATTAATACACAAGTAGGATTGAAAAGCACATAAGCTCCCACATTACACCAAACCTATAAAAAACCTAAGTTGGAAGTTGGCGTCATCATATATATTCCATTTCTTCCTGTTATTTGGGTTTATGCAATCTTTCTCATATATGCATCTTATGGAATATTCATCACAAACTTTTTTGAAAGGACTTTCTGCACTTTACTATTTCATATGCTACACCAATTTCAATGATATTTATCTAATTCTTAACCATAAAAATACAATCGAGATTTAGGTTCTTTTGGGGAATTGAGGGTTAGATACAGATAAGTATTTGACataatatgtttaaattcttcaaaaaagTTTTCACTTAAAGGGTTTAAAGACATATATCCGAATGTGTGGATATAACCAAAACTAATATTGGATTTTGTTTTGTTTGGTATTAACTGAATTTGTGGATTAGGTTGGAGAAAGTAAACTTGAAGAAGGTCCATAGTATAGCCAAGATAATTGGAACAACAATCATGGTCCCTGGTGCAGTTATCATGACACTGTACAAAGGTCCTTCAATCAGTTTCACAAAGTTTGGAGGAGGAGCTCATCAAACTGCAACCAATGTAGCTGAGGCTAAGCATTGGGTTGTTGGGACATTAATGCTCCTGGGCAGATGCTGGGGCTGGTCAGGCTTTTACATATTGCAGGTCAGcatttacatatacatataatatacatatattcatgatGAACTATTCTCCTACTAACTTgggttttggataattttgagtTCAGTCATTCACATTAAAGATGTACCCAGCAGAGCTATCTCTTACAGCTTTGATATGCTTTATTGGGACCATAGGAGGTGCAGCAGTCTCATTTGCAATGGAAAGAGACTTGAATGCCTGGAAAATTGGCTGGGATTCAAGCCTGTTAGCTGCCGTATACTCCGTAAGTGccaaaaaaacaatatatatatatattaacattcaTCTAACAACATgacatttttctaaaacttttgtGATGAAAATCAGGGAGTGGTATGTTCAGGAATAGCATATTATGCACAAGGGGTTGTGATAAGAGAACAAGGTCCAGTTTTTGTTACAGCTTTTAGTCCCCTTTGTATGATCATCACTGCAGTTTTAGGATCAATGATATTAGCTGAGAAAATACACCTAGGAAGGTATTCTTACAAAGATTTTTCCACCCTCAAATCTTCCTTTTtcataactttaaaataaatttattgatttctAATATCGATGTATGAATTACAGCATAATAGGGACTGTTCTTATAATCTTTGGACTCTACACTGTACTGTGGGGTAAAAGCAAAGACCGAAAAAGCTCAAACACAGAGGAAGGTGGTAAAGACATACAGTTGCCAATCTCGGACAGTGGTAAATCAATCAACTTGGAAGATAGTACCGATGGAGCTGCTAGGATTTTGAAGATCCCAGCTGAGAATACTGGAGAAGCATGAGAGAACATGTAAcaagtaattttttatatttgcatTTTGCAGTGGAGATTTTTAAGCTGTAAAgtgatttatattatattatatatatgtatgtacgtaTGTAATGGTTTCAGCCTGATCTCTCCCACTATGGGAGTGTTTTCGTTTAAGAATAAACAATGGACGGGATTTTAGCCTGTTAAAATACCCAAGTGTTTTTTTAGTTTGAATGTTTCTTCACTGTACTAGTTTTTGAAAACCAGATTAATTAATCACTCATCCCAATGGAGACAGCAAACTCAATCCCATAATCCCAGCAACTCACTATGAATTCATTCATGTAAGTCTAGCCTACTGCACGCATTCCTCAACTTAATCCCACAATCTCAGCCTATCTTGatcctttttctattttaaacaaaaactaaaaagaaaaagaaaaaaaggaaaaactgcACCATATATACGCTTCCAGTCAAATAATTCCGCTTTTAATGTTCGAACTTATATTCTCTCGGATTCAAGTTGGTAAAGTTTTTAAGAGAAAGGAGTTAAATTCATTTGCAACCGGTTATGCTTGACATTTGCCACACTTGctttatccaatttcaactttcaatacTTCTCTATTTTATTTAGATGTAAGATAAACTACTAGGACTTGTTTAACAAAGCTGGTGTAGAGCATAGATGAGAATCttaataagaagaaaaagaaatattatatatatcaacCTAAATTCCTTTTCATAACGGAGGGATAAGCCTAAATCAGGCAATAAACCCTTCCCCACATTTAAAACCAAACGTAGCATTAACAAACAAAATTCTATGGCCTAAAATGAAAACCCTAAGTCACAGTACTCGTTCATAATACAAACATcctaatcaaaaaattaaaaagccATTTCCTTTTTCTATCAAGGACTACTGACTCCCACACCAACTATGTAACAAGAAAACCTTAgtaagaaataaaaatttaaaatacataatacAGAACCATAATCGAACAGTTGATGGGCCAGTAATCACCTTGTATGGATTCAATCACTGTCTTCATCTTCTTCTGCAAAACATATGCACCAATCATATAAGAAATCTGACACGATAGCTTAGAACAAGCAACCAACTTTCCAACTTAAAAGTAGTTCAAAAATCTTTGTTTACAGCATGTTTGGGTTTCACTTGGAGATACTTGAATGAGAATCAGAACTGAGAAAAACTACTTTATAGCTAATGGTTCCATTTTGCATTCCACGGATTTTCTGATAAGTATCACAAACACTTCCCATACCCAATTCTGAAATCATAGGTTCACAAAGTGCTATATAATCCCTTCTTTGGCTAAGAGTGAAATTTATTGATCATTAGAACGCTAATGAACTATTAACATACTCCTGTCCATGGGGACAAAGAATCTAATAAGATCCCAGAGCACATGCACCAATCACAACCACTATGTTTTCCTAAATCAAGGTGACCCATATTTGATAGTTCATAAAGATAGTCAATAAATTGTTGTAACAAACATGCAAACAAATCCTTATACTCACCTTCATCTGATTCTTCACTTTGGCTGTTGCCATCATCATCAGcgtcttcatcatcatcatcaccatcaccatcatcCTCGTCACTTTCTTCACTTTCATCATCACTACTAACATCTGGTATTTTGGGCTTTGGGGGAGGAGTAAAACTGGTTGTAGGCCTTCTACGTGAACTTATCATGATATTACCCGTGTCAATTCCTTCTAGTTCTTTTGCTCTTTCTTTCCTCTTCCTCACATCCTTGACTTCTGAGAATTTAAAATACTCCTCTACATTACTAGAATTGAAAGATAAGATTAAGTAGAACATAATGAAGTTGTGGATCATAATACATTCAGCTTGTAGTATACTGGGTATGGAAGTCTCTGCAATCCCATGTGAATTTTATAGATTTCTCTACCTAATATTAAAACAGAAACAATCATCCAGATATATGATGGCTGCCTATCATTGAACTTTCCAAATACATCAGAAGTAACTATCATCAAGCCTTCCTAGTACAGACAGAAGTTTTCAACCCAGCAAAACTAAGTTTGTCCCACATGAAAGATAAGATAGTATGATCAAGAAGGGACATGCTTTATTCTTACATAGGTATTAATTCTCAGTTAATGGAAAGTTTTATCATCATCCCTGCTCATGGATGGTGAAGGCATCTATGAGATGAcaaaattagttaataaaatttcTCCCTATCCCAAATATTTTCAAAGCATTAAAGAGCTTCTTTAATCCCACTTTTATCACTAACAAAGAGCTTTCTGAAACAAGGTCAACTCCATAAATGAATGGTAAAACAGTAGTCCGCAGGCTAGAATCCTGACCTTTTTCTGAAGGATTTGCAGACAACCCTTCTTTAGAAAGAATATCCTCTAGTTCCTTTATTAATTGGGCTTCACGTTTATTCTCAGGCACCTGTTTGACTCTCTTGTAGATTGAGGGAGGAACACtgtaaataaaataagtaataagAATAAACTCATGGTCAACTTCAATGGAAATCAAAGTTCATAAAAGAGTCGGTCAAAGTGAAACCTCATCCCACATAACTTGATAACCGACTTTAGATGTTCCACACGTTTCCCATGTACTGGAGCAGAAGTTTCTTTTCTCTGCATATTAATAATAAGACTAAAAGATGCTtaatttaaatcaaatcaaaagaCGCTTAACATATCagaatataaattttggaaaGAAAATGAACTAAAATTAAGACCTTGACAGCCTTCGCAGCAGAAGATCGAGAGCAACCATCATCAGAGACACTCCCACTGTCTTCTTCATCGCTATTATCATCTGAATTTGATTCTGTGTGTTTGCTTCTCTTCTTGCTAGGCATCTCTGCCTCTATTTTAGGTATTTTCCGCTTTTTAAGCCCTGCAGAGTTCTTAGTCTTCCCTTTAGGAGTGATCTTTTTTTTGGGCTTCACTTCTTcgtcttcctcttcctcttcctctttccCTTCCTCTTGTTCTACTTCATCGTCTTCCTCCTCATCATTCTCACTTCCTGATGAAGCAGAATTCATTTTCTTGTTGACCTTTTTAGAAGGTTTGATCAGAgattttttattgagtttttttttcttaacctCACTTGCAGCTGCAGAAACTTCGCGAGACTTTAATACCTGATAAGTGATAATTAACAGAAAGAATCATAAGAAAGTTATGATgcaaatgatatttttggaagctgaATTGACTTCTCATCAAAAGAATATGCCCACCTCATCTAATTTTCCAGATATAAACTTCTTGTACGGATCGAGTGTAAATTTATCGAGTGTAAGATCTTCCTCCAAAAGCCGACGAAGTCCAGCCATTGTGACTTTACTGAAACATCAAAGACCAATTGTTCAATGTTAGACCTCAGTATACAAAGGAACTGGAAAAAGGGTAGCATACAAAGCAACCTGATGTAACATGATGGACAAGCAATTATAGTGAGAATGGCAGCAACCAATCAAACAATTTAGCAACTTACTCTGAATTAGCTTCAAGATATGAAGCCCTTTTCCTGATAGCTTTCTGTATTGTACTCTCAGAAACTTCTTTAGTTTCTTTATTCTTAACTTTCGTAGTTTTATGTCCAGCCAGAAGGCCCAAAACTGGAGAGCCATCTAATTTCTCCTCATCTTCAGAGCAAGGTTCCTTTACTTCTTTCTTAGGTTCTCGTTCTTCGGGTGATTCTGTTCCTTCAGTGGTTGTACTTACATTTTTCTCCACTGTTTCACAAGAACTCTTGGAGCCATCCTCATTTGCACCATCTAAACACTGTAATAAAGAATAGGTAAAAGTGAAACAAGCGAACAAAATAACACATTTCCAGTAAGTCTTCACATTCTAAAGCATCCATTCCTTCTTTGTACATTATTACAAAGAagtgaaatgagaaaatgaaaaaAGTCAAATAACACCTTTCCAGTAAGTCTTGACATTCCACGATGCATCCATTCCTTCATTAAATGACATTGTTAACATCCAAAAGTTCCAGCAGCAACAAGGCTTTTGATGTTCATGTTACTAAAAGTAAATTAGAGCTCTATTCCAAACTAGTAGGtcagttcatctttttttttccccTCTAAGACGGGCCTAAAAGTCCAGAGAGAGAAAAATTAAAACCACAGATATCATTGTTTCATAAAACAGAGGATCGAAACTGCAGCAATTTTTATCAACAATCAAGTAAAGAACAGTACAGACAACAAACGGATATCAAACTTTAAATTTTGTATTATGCATAGGCAAACTGGATTTTTTTACTGTATGGAAATTGATAATTTTAGAATCGCAATCCAATCTAAACCAATTGCAATAGGTAGAGCAGACCCCTGTTATATTTATGTGCCTAGGTTGCCCCTAATTTAACAGATGTGAGATGTATTCGATCTCCATTTTAATACTCTCCCTCACATGCAAGGACAACAAACCTATACAGGGCATGAACTTCATGAGTAGACATAACAGCCTATCATATTGGTCTGAACATCTCAATCTAGGTATAACAAACCTAAAACAGAGAGCACAATGGACATGGATAGTGTCTATTATGATACCATATTAAATTATAGATTAGGCATCTAATTGGAAATTGATTCAAAATATgttgagtggcccttgttatatTGATGTGCCCTAGGTTGCCTTACACATAACAGCTATGTGATTTATGTAGGGGTAGCAGGAAAAACCCGAAATCAATGGGTCCCGAGCCAATCAGACCCAATAGGGTCGGGATTTTTTCTTGAAATCAGGTTTCGGGTCGGGTCAGGTCAGGTCAGGTTAGCTTTAGAGAATGGTCGGGTCGGGTTTGACATGAAACCACCCCAACCCGCCCCAagatatttacaaaattacctttatattttttaaaatattaattaggttAAAAAATCCTTAAACTTTATCACTACCAACATCATTTTACCACCTTTAATCTCATTTCAAACTAGTTTCTTTCCCCctctcattttaatttatttttccaagTCTCCATCTCATTTTCGttccttattttttttctatgatgtaatttatatttgtttaCTTTGCCATCCcaagcattttttttaaaatatttttgaatttagttaatcacgatttcaaataaaaaagttaGAGCTTGGGTCAGGTCGGTATACAATTAATTTTCGAGGTCGGGGTCGGGGCATGGTGGTAGAGTATCGTGTTGGAGCCAGGCGGGCAAAAATCCGACCTGCCCTGCCCCGTTGTCGTCACTAGATTTATGTTATCCCCACTTCAATAGAGAAAAACtataaagaaaagggaaataatAATAAACCAATTACAATAGTAGGTCAGATCCAATCATGGGCAAGCATTACCAGTACTTGCTACTTTCTGGAAAAGGGAACGAGTCAATTGTTTCTGCTACATGTTCTTGCAAGTTATCTCTTGTTCTTTAGCAGTTGCtataaagaaaagggaaatatGGAAAGCAAAAACATGATCAACTGGAAGACAAATAACTAAAGTCAATGAAACATCAATCCTAACACTTCTTTCATATAAAAGCAAAATCATGCTTTTTCATCCAATTACACATTTAAGCTTTCATTCAGCAGCAAAATAGagggaaaacaaaaaataaaacgaaaataaaacaagaaagcacacgttaattaataattatcaaatgagATAGTGACTAAGATGCTTCCCAAcattgagaagaaaaaaaaggtacCTTTAGCAGGCATTGCTTGACGAATCTCTTCTGAACATCCAAAGCAAAGGTCTCTAACCCCAAGTCTTTCTCTAACAATCTCCGAACTCCCTCGAAGGTCAACGAACTTACCAACAAACaaccaaaaaaatcaaattaaactaaattatcaAGCGATTCACACTTAAAACTAAATTACACATTCCTGTATGACAATCCTTAGAATTCAACTCGGTAAAGGCAATTTCACAAACCATGAATCCGAAACTGAAAACCTAGTTCTCGAGACTGTAAAAAGTAAACAgccagagagagagagagagagagagagagagagagagagaatgagTGTACTCGGCTTGTTCCTTGAAGTGGCCAACGCGAGAGTGCATGGCGGTGGTAATACGTGACTCGATATCCTCCGCCGTCGCTTCTATGGCGTCGGCGTCGGAGGCGAGGCTACCGTGCGCCTCCTTTGCCATTTGGTAGGGGAGGAGGTTTCACTGATACGTGTTTAGAGAGAGGAAGAGAGTGTTGCTAAACCTTAACACACGGTGAAGATGAAAAAAAGGGGGGAGAAGGAAGTCACACGCTGTGGGCGGGTGTAGGACAATAAAAAACCAGCATGCCACTTCTCGagtgaaaatttttcaaatttatatatccTCGATCCTGATGCCTGAAGAATGTGCAGCAGATTAAAGAGCGGCGGATTAACTATATTTTGTCTACGACCATGATCAGTTTTTATTAatatactattaatatttttaatttgatttttattatatttttaataattatttaaattattaattaagttagtATGACAAGCAAACTTGATATATGACATAatcatgataaataattataGTGTACGTAGTATTGTTTAtaaaatgtatttatatatttaaattttattttactcataatttaatctaatttttattttaatattgtcatATTTACTTAACTTCAaactatatgttttattatttattatatgttattttaaaacatatatttatatatagtttcGAGACATGGATATGAGAATAGAGGGGTTGTCCATGCTATTACCCAACCATGACAAATCAGATGTAGGATGGAACTGTAGGGGTGCAAGGAGCTGGGGTTTTGTCCAAACTGCTAAAGATTCGGTTGCTATTCATCGCCCCATGTGATGATTATTGCGGAAACTAAGGTTCGGATTTCAGAAATGTCCTGATCAGCTTCCTTTTGATTCTTGGAAGGACACCAATACCATTGGGCTGAGGGGTGGCTTGCGGCTTCTGTGGAACTCAGCTACGGTCACGATTGAGGAGCTTTGCAACACTGAACAAGAGATCCAAGTTCTTGTTAAGGTACGGGGCTCTGGTATTCGTTAGTTTTTTTTTCCCTATCTATACtaaccttatttattattttagaaaattacttTGGGATAATTTAAAATGTGTTGCTCATAACCATAACTTATTCTAGTTGATGTGGAGTTTGACTTTAATAAACTTTTATCGAGTTAAGATAAGAAAGGTGGAAGACCAATCTCCCCACTAAAGTTAAAGAGTTTTACGGCTACTTGAACTGTTACGTCATACTAACTCTATAGAGGCCTATTTTTATTCTGCGCAAACTAACCAAATcagaaacaacaaaaaataagaaataaatcataataatttgTGTGGGAAACATTTTAGAGCTCCTCAAAAACTCTTTATATTTCAAAATATGTGGTTAGATCATCCAAAGTTTCGTCTTCTCCTTTAACACCACTTGGAATGCTGGTAATAATGATCTTCCCCAAATCATTGATAATCTCAATAAAGTGTTTGATTATTAGAACTGTACGTGTTTTGAAAATGTCTTCTTAAAAAAGAAGAAACTTTTAGCCTGATTCAATAAAATTGAGAAAGCTTTTAAACTTGACCCTAATGATTTTCTAGTTAATCTTCAAGGACAACATATGTCCGAATATCAAGATGTGCTTAAACGGGAGGAAGATATTTGAGTAATGAATTCTAAGGTTAACTACCACTCTTACGCTTAGAAGTTTTAATAGAATTGAGGGCATCAACTATGTTAAGGGGGAGTGGGTGACGGAGGGAATGAAAATTTGTAACATTATTatctttcttttaaaatctttataAGACCAATAAAATGCAAATCTCATCCTTGTTTGAGTCTACCACTTTTGGTTGGGTCTTGTTATCGGGTGTGGATAGAAGAACTTCGAATGAACCTATTAGAGAGGAAGAGATTAATAGAGCAGTTTTCTCCTCTAACCCTTATAAAGCCTCGGGACCGGATGGACTTCATCCCTTCTTTTTCCAAAAATGTTGGGAAACGGTGAAGGAAAAAGTGTGTGATATGGTTATTGATGTGATCAAAACCTGTAAGATTCTTGATGGCATTAATGATTCTCTCATCACATTTATCCCTAAAATCACTAACCTGATGATTGTGTCCCAATTTCGTCCTATAAGCCTTTACAGTTTACAATACTTCGCACAAGATCATGCCACCAAATTGTTGGGACTCTTAGATACACTGCCGGTTCGGCTGACATGAATTGGAACTGGCTATGGAAAGCAAATTTGCCTCCTAAACTGAAGTTTTTTATATGGGAATGTGTCCACGAAGTGATTCCAACCTCAGTTTTCCTTAGGAAAAGAGGAATGGAGGTAGCGGATAACTGCCCTCTTTGCTCGATTTACCCTGAAACTGTCCACCATTTATTAAGGCACTATCATGAAACCCATGACTGCCAGAATGATGGATGCTACTGGTGCTCCCCCGTCTCAATCTGTTGAAGCTCTTAGTTAGGCGGAATGGCCTAAACATAATGTGGTTACTCGAGCCTTCCACAGAAAACATAGGATACCCATGAATGTGTATTTTTCTAATGTTTTTTAAACCGGATCAGTGATTGAACCGATCAGGTCACTGGTTTGTCGGTTCGACCAAtccaattaaaaattataaaaaaatcaaaaaattgatTCAACCGGTGCCTGGTCTAACCAATTCAAAGTCACTCTCCGGACTGGTGCCCCAATCGGTTCCCGATCCGACCAGCTGGTTCAAACAAcactagttttttttcttttcttttgtgggAAATATGACTGCACAGGAATGTAAAAATCTCTAGGAACAGTTCCAGAATTGAGGAATCCCCAAGAGAGCTATCTGCAAAGCGGGAGAGTACTTTGCGCTTGccggaaaaataaaaaaaataagcctTATCCTCTCTTTATACCAGTCAAGTGGCAGCCCCATTAGCGGGTTATGCTAAATTAAATACTGACGGGTCTTCCATTGAGAACCCTGGGAAAGGAGGGGCTGATACAATCCTAAGAGACGAGAACAGGAATTGGATTATAGGATCGCACATACACATCCCCTCTTGTAAGAGTGTCGAAGTTGAGCTTTGGTTACTCAAAGATGGTCTTATTCTTGCTCATCAACTCATCCTACCTAGATTGAAAATTGAAGTTGATGCTGAAAttgttgttaaaattattaacgATACTGATTATAGTAATGTGTTTTTTACTCCTAGTACCTAGTTTGATTAGCATGTCCAGAAATAAACctccaaaaatatgaaaaattaaaaaattctaacCATACCCCCGTGACTCTTATATACCCATATTCGACACCCTAAATAACATAGGATTTAATAAACAGAACCGCAAGGCATGTCGAAAACTGCCATGATCAATCAAGCAAATTAGCTTCACTAGTGAGTTTTGAGAACCCACCCGGAAAATGTAAATACAGTCTTGAACAAAGTTACATAGAACGAACAAAGAGGCGGGACAGGTCAAAAACTAAGCAACATTACAAACCAAAAAGCCACCACAACTTACAAGCAAAATTACAATGACAAGGGTGAGATTAATTTGGCAAGCAAGTACATCATAAGTGCGGCAGGAAGGGCGGCAGCTGAATTCATCAATGTCGAAGCATTAGATAAGCTTCCGAAAGGGGCACCTGCTGGGGGAAATCCAGGAAGAGACCCAGTAGATGGCACTGTAGAAGTCTTGGGCACTGTTGCGGTGGTGGCACCATCTGACTGGGGTGCAGGTGCTGGGGCAAAAACTGAATCCCGCGTTACGTATGTAGGTGGGGCTACAAGGGGAGGAAATTGCTGTGGTCCTGCATTATTTTGCGAAATGCAGTTCAAAATTTAGATCGGTCAAGAAGCTTTCTATGACTATATAGAAATATTTGTAAATTCTAAAAAGTATCACAAGTCTTGTCCCAGTAGCGGAAACTTTTATTTGTTTGAAAGAAGCAGCACCGGAAGTCAACAATATGCACCGGTGAAGGTAACAAATGGATTCATATCTATTGTATTCAATTAGGGAAGTCCCCAATCcctaaaataaaacaatttctaGTATTTATGTGTTTTGGAATCATAACCTATAAGAACAGTGATTGTATAAACTTCTTACCTGGACATCGAGGTTGGAGAGATGATGACAACCTGCAGAACAAGGACAAGTTGATAGGTTCATTTATTGGAGAAAACTCAAACATATGAATCACTTTTCGCATAACCGTCAACAAAAGTGGCTAAAAGTTGTAGCTTACGAAGTGATAATGGTGCCGTTTGCATAACCACTATAAGCACAAGAAGTGACATTGCATCCAGCACTACTTTGTTGCACTGTAACGTTCCCTAGCATGAGATTGCTGCTTTTACATTGCATGCTTGAACAAGAAACAGCCAAAGAAGCAGGCATGCAGTACAAACTGTACGAAACAATCGATAAAGGTAATATTTAGGGGAATGAATCTCAAGCAGTAAAGACAACTATAATCGAAAACTaataaacaaaaatgaaacaGCCCAATTACTTGCGACTCCCCGGTCCACAGCTGCACTGAACACAATGGCTAGCAGTAATAGCATAGCTCCCGTTTGGCACAATCAATCCATGATCCGAGGCATATTTAGGAAAATTCGAAGCACAAGCTGCAAGTACCAAAAGAAAACAACACTAAACCTCCACTGCTCATGGTAAACAGACATAAACAAAGTAGATACATAAAAACACAACTCAATTCCCCAAAGCTAAATATAGAAACACACAACCACTGCCTTAGCTTGAACTAACAAATGCTAAATCGCTGAAAATCTTAACGCAAAGGACTTTGTAGCAGTAATATAAAGCCTAATCCTACCACAAAAGCAAGACAAACACTCAACTACCTGACAAAGGAACAGCTAAAATGTCGCCAGGCGTAATAGAAGTACCCCCCATAGcattaacattcatcaaatcTGTTATGGTAGTGGAGTAACTCGCTGCAATTCCAGCTAAAGTATCCACTGGCTTCACCACATACGAAAGGTAAATAGCAGGGAGTCCATTATCAGTCCCATTAAAACAAGTACACGGCAAAGGAACAACAAGGTTTTGCCCAACATCGAGAACCGAAGGATCATCAATCGAGTTAGCCTCCCTAATCTGGTCAGCTGACACCAAACCAGCGTAAATAGAATCCGCAATCGACGAAAGCGTGTCTTGGGGTCGGGTCTTGTAGTGAGTGGAAACCGATTTCCGAATCCCATCAACACAAGAACATAGAATGGGGATCTTGACGAAGAGTTGGGAAGGAAGGATGTGGTTTTCGACATCCGGGTAAGAGATATCGATGGCATTGGCCGTGAGGACCGAAATGGGGTCAACCTGGAAGAGGGAAGCAACCTCGGCGACTTTCAGGTCGGTGTAGAGAGTGTACCCCAACAAAGCATTGCATGAATCAGAGTTGGAACAAGGCTCGATTGTTGATTTTGAAGCTACCAAAGCTACATCGGTGAGAAGCACGAAGCAAAGGAGTTGGTAAAAGGAAAGGAAATTGGGTTTTGGGTTTGGCATTGTTAGGTTCAGGGGCTTGAGGAATATGGGATTATTTTTTGCTTGTTTCGCTTCAGTTAAAGGcagggaaaaacaaaaaaaaaatgggggGGGGAGAATATGACAAAAAGAGCTTTGGGTTCTTTGCTTTAGTAAGGGTTTTGGGTGTTAGAGAGAATGGACTAAAAAAAGGAGTCAAgattaaacaaacaaacaaacaaaaaagaacCCTTTTCTTCTTTGCTTATTATGGTTCAAACTAATGGACAAATGTAGCGGCCATTGAAGGTTTCTAAGGTTTATCAGCTGGCTTTGCTCATTCACTTTCACTATAATGTAGAAACTTCAACAGCATAAAAATGGCTGCTCTCAAGCTG
Protein-coding sequences here:
- the LOC107901409 gene encoding lysM domain-containing GPI-anchored protein 1, whose translation is MPNPKPNFLSFYQLLCFVLLTDVALVASKSTIEPCSNSDSCNALLGYTLYTDLKVAEVASLFQVDPISVLTANAIDISYPDVENHILPSQLFVKIPILCSCVDGIRKSVSTHYKTRPQDTLSSIADSIYAGLVSADQIREANSIDDPSVLDVGQNLVVPLPCTCFNGTDNGLPAIYLSYVVKPVDTLAGIAASYSTTITDLMNVNAMGGTSITPGDILAVPLSACASNFPKYASDHGLIVPNGSYAITASHCVQCSCGPGSRNLYCMPASLAVSCSSMQCKSSNLMLGNVTVQQSSAGCNVTSCAYSGYANGTIITSLSSSLQPRCPGPQQFPPLVAPPTYVTRDSVFAPAPAPQSDGATTATVPKTSTVPSTGSLPGFPPAGAPFGSLSNASTLMNSAAALPAALMMYLLAKLISPLSL